GCGGTCGCTCATGATGTTGAAGATGTAGCGGCCCGGCAGGCTCGCTAGGCCGACCATCCCCGCCAACGCCGCCGCAACGGTAGGATTCTGACCGCGGCCGATCATGTAGGCCACCTGGTGGGCGAACAGGACGTTTGATCCCATTAGCGCAATGCAGTTGGACAGGGTGAGGGTCCAGAAGGGGCCGCGACGCAGTGCGTGCCGCAGCGGGATGCCGGATAGCGGCGTGGTCGGCGTCACCTCCGCCGCGGGGGTGCCATCTGGGAAGAGCCCCACATCCTCGGGATGGCGCCGCACGGCGAGCACCGCCAGCGGCAGTGCGATGCTCAACTGCGCCAGGCCGAAGATGACCAGCGTTTCCCGCCAGCCGACGCGCGGCACCAGCCAACCGGCCAGTGGGATGAAGATGGGCGACGCCAACCCGCCCAGCACCGTCAGCAGCGCCATCGCTGACCCCCGCCGCCGGTGGAACCAGTTCGCCACGACGGTGAAGGTGACCGGGTAAAGGGTCATCGACCCGGCCACGCCCAGCCCTCCCCCCCACAGCAGATACCACTCCCAAAGCTGGTCGACCTTGGACAACCCAATGAGCGAGAGGCCGGCAAGGATGGAGCCGCAGGCGAGGACCGCGCGTGCGCCCTTCCGGTCTACCCAACGGCCGATGGGATAGCCGAGCAGTCCAGAGACCACGAGGGCGATCGAGTAGCTCAGGGACAGCTCTGCTCGGCTCCAACCCAGCTCCCGTCCAAG
The window above is part of the bacterium genome. Proteins encoded here:
- a CDS encoding MFS transporter; the encoded protein is MPIAARGGLYYGWKLLVALGVITIIAYGTVQYFFGVLVLPLGRELGWSRAELSLSYSIALVVSGLLGYPIGRWVDRKGARAVLACGSILAGLSLIGLSKVDQLWEWYLLWGGGLGVAGSMTLYPVTFTVVANWFHRRRGSAMALLTVLGGLASPIFIPLAGWLVPRVGWRETLVIFGLAQLSIALPLAVLAVRRHPEDVGLFPDGTPAAEVTPTTPLSGIPLRHALRRGPFWTLTLSNCIALMGSNVLFAHQVAYMIGRGQNPTVAAALAGMVGLASLPGRYIFNIMSDRFPSQLLLGICQAVLGLGVVLLTVASSIGWLIAYIIVYGAAFGAAASLTASVRAEHFGRRAFGAISAVQGIPALAGAALGPVIAGWIYDRSGTYQLAFAAVSALYAVSAGAMFVTPKPSLIGQG